The Couchioplanes caeruleus sequence TCAGCATGGCGGTACGGAAGGCCGTCATGGTGGGTTCGCGGCGGTCGAAGAGGGCGTCGGCGCCGTGATACATGCCCGGGACGACCAGGAGCTCGCAGGGAACGCCGGCCTCACGCAGCCGGTGGGCGTAGCCGACGTCCTCGCGGTGGAACAGGTCGAGGTCGCCGACGCCGATCCAGGCCGGGGCGAGGCCGGTGAGGTCGGTGCGACGGGCCGCGGCGATGTAGGGGCGGTCGTCGTCCTCGTGCGGCGGGTGGCCGAGGTACGCCGTCCAGCCGTAGCGGTTGGATGCGGGCGTCCAGGTGAACACCGGACGGTCCGGGCGCTCGCGCAGCACCGTACGGTCGTCCAACATCGGATAGACCAGCAACTGGAGGCGCACCGCCACGCCGGTGTCGCGGGCGCGTTGCGCCAGGGTCGCCGCCAGGCCGCCGCCGGCGCTGTCGCCGCCGACCGCGATCCGGGCCGGGTCGATGCCGAGGGCCGGCGCCTCGTCGTGCAGCCAGCGCAGCACGCGGTAGCAGTCGTCCAGGCCGGCCGGGAACGGGTGCTCCGGCGCCAGCCGGTAGTCGACGCTGACGACGGTCAGACCCAGTTCGGCGGCGACGCGGCTGCACCAGGCGTGGCCGATCGCCGGCGTGCCGAGGACCATTCCGCCGCCGTGGATCCACAGCAGGGCGCCGGGGGCCGCGGCGGATCCGGCGCGGCGGTAGACGACCACGCCGACGGGTGGGTGTCCGTGACCGGCGGGCACGGTGCGCCGCTCGACCCGGACGCCGGGCCGGATGCGGGCGCCGGGGAATCTCAGTCGGCGGCCGACGGCGAGAGTGGCCGCGTTGGTGACGTTCAGCGGCAGGTAGAGGGCCGGGTGCCGCAGCTCGGGTGGCACGCCGGCGACGGCGCGGCGGCGTACCGCGACGGCGGCGAGTGCCGCGACCGCGGCCAGCGTGCCGAGCACGCGACGGGTGATCATGGCCCGGTTCACCTCCTGTATAGGCTGGGACAGATGCGGTACGTGGCGATCGGGGACAGCTTCACCGAGGGGCTCGGCGACGAGCTGCCGGACGGTACGGTGCGCGGATGGGCGGACCGGGTCGCCGCCGGGCTGGCAGCCACCGGGGAGCCCGTCGAGTACGCCAACCTGGCCATCCGCGGGCGCCTGCTCGAGCCCATCGTCACGGAACAGCTCGACGCCGCGCTGGCGCTCACTCCGGCGCCGACGCTCATCACGCTCAACGGCGGCGGCAACGACATGATGCGCCCGGGCGGCGACATGAAGCGGCTCATCGATCTCACCGAGCGGGCCGTACGCCGCTGCGCCGACGCGGGCGTGCGACTGGTGCTGATCAGCGGCGCGGACCCGTCCGACCGGCTGCCGTTCGGCCGCGTCATGCGCCGCCGCGGGGACATGCTCACCGCGGAGCTCGGCGGGCTGGCGGCCCGTTACGGCCTCGACTTCGCGAACGTCTTCCAGGACACCGAGATCCGCCGCGCCGGCTACTGGTCACCCGACCGCCTCCATCTCAACGCCGCCGGGCATCAGCGCGCGGCCGGAATCATCCTCAGCGCGATGGGCCACCCCACCGCCGCCCACGTGGTCGACCCGGCGGGGACCGGGGGCCGGCGCCTGCTCGGCGAGGCCCGCTACTACCGCGAGCACGTGCTGCCGTGGATCCACCGGCGCCTGCGCGGGCGGTCGTCCGGAGATCACCGGAGCGCCAAGTTCCCGTCGTGGACGCCGGTCGGGCTCTCCTGAGCGGCCGCGATCCGGACCAGTTCCACGAGGCCGCCCGCGTACTCCTGTGACTCCGCGTGCGCCTCGTCGAACGGCGGCTGGAATCCCACGCCTTCCCACTGCTGCGTGGTCTCGTTCCAGCGGTCGTTGCCCACCTCGAAGTTCCAGGCGTCGATGCCGAGATCGTAGTAGAGATGATCGGCCGAGTTGCCCGCCGCGGAGTAGAGGACATCGGCGACCGGCCCGGTGTACGAGGGCCAGGTGACCGTGCCCCGCTCGGCGGCGATCGCGCCGACGATGCGGCGGGCGCTGTCGAGGAAGAACGCCGACTCGTCGATCGACGGGCGCGGCAGCGTCACCCGGCCGTCGGCCTTGTACGCGCCCGGCGGCCACATGAAGTACCCGCCGTAGCTGTGCACGTTCATCGCGAACTTGATGTTCGGATGTGCCCGGGCCAGCGCGATCACGTTGCCGCTCTCCGCCTCGGACAGCTCGGCGGTGCCCGTGTAGGTGCCGGACAGGCAGTTGGGGCTGCCCCCGACGTAGCCGTCGAAGTAGGAGCCGACCGCGTAGTTGCGGTTGACGTCGACGCCCCAGTTGTTGCGGAACCGCGGGTCCCGGTTGGTGCCGGTGCAGTGGTTCACCAGGTTCTT is a genomic window containing:
- a CDS encoding SGNH/GDSL hydrolase family protein, which translates into the protein MRYVAIGDSFTEGLGDELPDGTVRGWADRVAAGLAATGEPVEYANLAIRGRLLEPIVTEQLDAALALTPAPTLITLNGGGNDMMRPGGDMKRLIDLTERAVRRCADAGVRLVLISGADPSDRLPFGRVMRRRGDMLTAELGGLAARYGLDFANVFQDTEIRRAGYWSPDRLHLNAAGHQRAAGIILSAMGHPTAAHVVDPAGTGGRRLLGEARYYREHVLPWIHRRLRGRSSGDHRSAKFPSWTPVGLS
- a CDS encoding alpha/beta hydrolase; this encodes MITRRVLGTLAAVAALAAVAVRRRAVAGVPPELRHPALYLPLNVTNAATLAVGRRLRFPGARIRPGVRVERRTVPAGHGHPPVGVVVYRRAGSAAAPGALLWIHGGGMVLGTPAIGHAWCSRVAAELGLTVVSVDYRLAPEHPFPAGLDDCYRVLRWLHDEAPALGIDPARIAVGGDSAGGGLAATLAQRARDTGVAVRLQLLVYPMLDDRTVLRERPDRPVFTWTPASNRYGWTAYLGHPPHEDDDRPYIAAARRTDLTGLAPAWIGVGDLDLFHREDVGYAHRLREAGVPCELLVVPGMYHGADALFDRREPTMTAFRTAMLKALLAALTDARPAGSPQ